Proteins found in one Bacillota bacterium genomic segment:
- a CDS encoding universal stress protein has product MRVLIASDGSETALAAATWIAERLPALREALVLTAWRSSAEAAQAAAEATRRPLEERLPGRVRVALRRAEGPAGVVECILAALREHPADLLVAGSRGLNELEGMLLGSVSHGLVQRSPLPVLVFPARAAAPAPAGEERPLRLAVGSDGSPRALAAAHWVARHLPGALAAVVAVARFAPPGVASGLAGYEAWEEARRRALERAREAAEEAARAFDPGRPPAELHVLEAGEGSVAAALVDFAEGWGADLLALGRSGQGRLARLMLGSVTYAVLQRSRLPVLVVPEEAPEAGGEG; this is encoded by the coding sequence ATGCGCGTCCTCATCGCCAGCGACGGCTCGGAGACCGCCCTGGCCGCCGCAACCTGGATCGCCGAACGCCTGCCGGCTCTCCGCGAGGCGCTGGTCCTCACCGCCTGGCGGAGCAGCGCCGAGGCCGCCCAGGCGGCGGCCGAGGCGACGCGCCGACCGCTGGAGGAGCGCCTGCCCGGGCGCGTGCGCGTCGCGCTGCGCCGGGCCGAGGGCCCGGCCGGCGTGGTGGAGTGCATCCTCGCGGCACTGCGCGAGCATCCGGCCGACCTGCTGGTGGCGGGCAGCCGCGGCCTGAACGAGCTGGAGGGGATGCTGCTGGGCAGCGTCTCGCACGGGCTGGTCCAGCGGAGCCCGCTGCCGGTCCTGGTCTTCCCGGCCCGGGCCGCGGCGCCCGCACCGGCGGGGGAGGAGAGGCCGCTCCGCCTGGCGGTGGGCAGCGACGGCTCGCCGCGCGCGCTGGCGGCGGCGCACTGGGTGGCGCGACACCTCCCCGGCGCCCTCGCCGCCGTCGTCGCCGTCGCCCGCTTCGCGCCGCCCGGCGTCGCCTCGGGCCTGGCCGGCTACGAGGCCTGGGAGGAAGCCCGCCGCCGCGCGCTCGAGCGCGCCCGCGAGGCGGCGGAGGAGGCGGCGCGCGCCTTCGACCCCGGGCGGCCGCCGGCCGAGCTGCACGTGCTGGAGGCTGGCGAAGGGTCGGTGGCCGCCGCCCTGGTCGACTTCGCGGAAGGCTGGGGGGCCGACCTGCTGGCGCTGGGGCGGAGCGGCCAGGGCCGCCTCGCGCGGCTGATGCTGGGCAGCGTCACCTACGCGGTGCTGCAGCGGAGCCGCCTGCCCGTGCTGGTGGTGCCGGAGGAGGCGCCGGAGGCGGGCGGCGAGGGGTAG